A stretch of DNA from bacterium:
GCAAAAGCACATCTAGAAGCAATGCTTCTCGCAAGAACCATCAAACGAGTGCGGGTGTGGAGCCGCACCTTTCCAAACGCGCAACGTTTTGCAGCGCGGCAATCGGAACGATATGGTCTGGCTGTAGAAGCTGTCAGGACTGCGCAGGAGGCGGTGCTGGGAGCGGACATCATTTGCACCGTGACTTCTTCCCGGTCTCCTGTTTTACAAGGGGAGTGGTTGAGCACCGGAGCTCACGTCAATGCCATAGGCACCTTTGGTCCCGTTTCGCGTGAGATCGATACTACAACCGTAGTACGCGCTAAGTTGTTTACGGACCGCAGAGAATCGGCGATGAACGAAGCAGGGGATATTCTCATTCCGATTCAGGAAGGGAAGATCGCTCAGAATCCCGCACTTGCAGAACTCGGGGAGGTTCTGTGTGGTTCAGCGCCAGGACGCTCTTCGGATGAAGAAATAACACTTTTCAAATCGCTGGGTCTTGCCATCGAAGACCTGGCATCCGCGCACCATCTGTATCAGAAGGCATTGGAAAAGAGCATCGGGACAGTTGTAGAACTGGGTGGCAGCAGGCATGAATCTTAAGGCGCCGTCGCTTGCTGAAATTGAAGGCGCGCGCAAGCGAATTTCTTCTTTCGTCTTACACACACCGCTTGTTCCAATGCCCGGTCACCCTGAAATTCATTTAAAGCTTGAAAATCTTCAGCCGATTGGTTCTTTCAAAATACGCGGATCAGGGAACGCAATGGAGCTTGCCGGCGTGGATCGATTGGGACAGGGCGTCTTTACCGCAAGCGCAGGAAATATGGCCCAGGGGGTTGCGTGGAATGCGAAGCGGCTGAATGTGAACTGCACTTCCATTGTTCCTGAAAATGCGCCTGAAACAAAGCTGGCCGCGATTGAGCGATTGAACGGCAGCATACTCCGCGTCCCTTATGAAGAGTGGTGGGAGGTGCTCAGGACAGGTAAGTTTCAAGGTCTGGGAGGTCTCTTTATTCATCCCGTCTCGAATCCTGCGGTCATGGCGGGCAACGGAACGATCGGTTTGGAAATTCTCGAAGACTTACCTGATGTGCAAACGATTTTCATTCCATACGGAGGAGGAGGCCTCAGCTGTGGGATTGCTGCTGCCATTCGCGCGCTGAAGCCGGAGGTCAAGATTTATGCTTGTGAAGTGGAGACGGCAGCGCCCTTGAGTGCCGCCTGGAAAGCTGGGGAACCGTGTGCGATCCAACACCACGCAAGTTTTGTGGATGGAATCGGCGGCAAAGGCGTGCTTTCGGAAATGTGGCCCCTTGCAAGCGTCTTGTTGGATGGCTCAGTCGTAGTTACGCTGCAGCAAATTTGCGACGCCATCCGGTTGTTGGTGGAAAGAAACAGAGTCGTTGCTGAGGGCGCCGGCGCTGCTTCTCTCGCTGCGGCGCTTGCGTCCGGCAATACCGGCAAGGTAGTGTGTGTGATCTCCGGCGGAAATATCGACGCATCTAAACTGGCCATGATCCTTGAGGGAAGAATTCCCTGAGCTCAATTTACATTTAATTAACCCTACTTCCATTGAAAAGTACGCGTGGCGGAAGCTATCTTTTCATTAGCGGCCCTAGATTTAGGAGGTAACCTATGGTTACAAAGCTAGTGGCTTGTCTTGTATTCCTTCTTGCTCTCACCATTTCCGGTTGTGGCGGCGACAATTCTACGGGAGGCGGTTCCAACAGTCAGGTTGTGACTGTCTCGATCCGCGACAACTTCTTTGATCCGAAATCGATAACCATTGCCCCGGGCACAAGAGTTCGATGGGTAATGCGTGGAACTATGACGGATCACACAGTGACGGAAAACAATAATCTGTTCGATTCGGGATTCCGTTTCCGAAACGATGGAGATGATTTCGAACGCACATTTACTTCAGCCGACAATGACAAGCTTTTCCTTTATCACTGCGAAACCCATTGGGTCAGTGATGAGATGCAAGGATCCATTCGAGTCGGATCGAATGCCCCCGGTCCACCACCTCGGTACTAAGCAGCCAATCGAACTTTCGATCGATCGAAAGATTGGAAAACCTGGATGACGAAGCAAAATATTTTCGCGATCAGGTAGGATTTTGATCAATACGAGCCAACCATCCGATAAATATCCAACGGAGCTGCAGGCAGGCTAGAAGCCGAGGTTGTTGAATAATGAGTTGGAGCGCGGACTTCCAGTCCGCAAAAACCTGATCGCTCGACGAGCATTTTGCGGGTAAGGATGCCCGCGCTCCAACTGGGACCGCCAGCATCTGGATTATTCAACAACCTCAGCCCGCGGCCGTAATGCAGTATTGAAGCCTGCGCTCCATAGCTACTCCGTTGCGTAACCATCAACTGCGATTCCCCTAAAGGCGAGTGCCATCGACGACAGCACTACTGGCACGAACGTTGCACCTCTGTGAAGCGAACGGGCGAAGGGGGTTGCTAGAGATGTTTAAGCACAATCAGATGTTTAGTCACGATCCTGCCATGTTTGTTCAGAAAGAGAGGCAGTTACGTAGTTATCACATCCGGAACTGGCTCAAGATGAATCGAACAAACAAGGAGTTGTTGGAGCTTTGCTTGAATCATTTCTATTCTGATCGGCCAAAACTGTTGGGATGGAGTTTGGACATCATCGATGGGGATCCCAAAGGACTTGTCCTTGCTGCCATCATCCGGGAAGGAAGGGCAAATGCAACACAAGCAGAGATCCTCTACGAACAACTGCAGAACACCATTGGATTGTCCCGCGCTCTGGTTGAGGAAGTAACTCGCAATCCGCAATTTTCCACTGATGATTCGAAGCGCGCTTTGCAGGATCGTGTTGCGCGGGCCGGAGTTGCTCCCCTGAATTATTCTTCCGCGCCCTCTTCCCATATCCTCATCATCAATCGGCCAACCATCATCTCCATCTGTTCTATCCTTTTATTTCTATCTGCCGCGCTCACGACGCTTTTCATAGTTGCCGATATGCCCGGCTCGGACCGAATTGAGAAAGCTGTGGGTATGACCGGTTTGTACTTCAGTATTGCGTTTACGGTGCTTTGCGGGTGGGGCTACTGGAATATGAAAAAGTGGGGAGTGCTGCTGTACGCCCTGGAACCAATCTCGCGATTTTTTCTAGGAATGCCGCACTCACTCGTTGCGATTCCGTTACTGATTGTGGCGTTTGGATTAATGCACATCAAAGACATGACCTGGAAGTAGGCACTAGACTTCGAGGTGGATCTGGTTGGGTTCTATGAAGATCGTAGCGCCGGCGTTTTGAGCTGCCTCTTCAAGAGCCCTGCGAAAAATGTTTTTTACATCCGGGCCATTTTCCATTCGTCGCATAATGGCTTCGCCTTGTTTGTCTCCGATTGTCAGGGTGATTTTAAGTCCGCGGCGTTTCGCCATCATTTTGCGGCCGTCTGTCAGTGTGAGTTTGAAATTCTTTAGAATCTGGTCGGCATAATTAATACCTACACCGGAGCCATCCGGTTTGACTTCGGGCAAATGTGAATCTGCCTGCGTTTCATCTACGGGTATGGTGACTCTCATGTTTCAATGCTCTGAGTTCGTGAGGAACACAGCATGTCGAATGTTTGCCGGAAACGCAGTATATGATCCGGAGTGCTTCCACAGCATCCACCCACGATTCGAACTCCGGCATCCAGAAGATCAGGAAGTCCCTGCACCATTTCTTCCGGTGTTTCCTTATAGATCACTTTCATCTGTTCCAGCACAGGCTGTCCTGCATTTGGCTGAGCCATGGTTGGCAACCCACTGATGGAACGGTAACGTCGAACGATATTCGCAGCGGTTTTCATATCGATTCCCGTGCCGCAATTCAAAGCAAGAATATTGCATCCGTGTTTGACCATAAATTCGGCCGCTTGTTCCGGACTGACTCCCATCATCGTGCGAACATCATCCACATCGAGCATTTTGTCAAAAGCAATCGAACCAATGATGACAGCAGCGCCGGCTTCTTTGGATGCTTCAATCGCAATTTCCAGCTCTTCCAATGCAGTCTGCGTTTCAATGATGATGCCGTCTGCGCCTGCTTCGACCAGAGCGCGCGCCTGCTCGCGAAACGCAAATTCGACGTCACAGGAAGGAATCTCTCCGTATGGTTCCATGAGACCGCCAAACGGGCCGATGTCACCGAGTACAAAGCCACGGCCCTGGAGAGCCTCTCGCGCGATTGCAACGCCCGCTCGGTTGATGTCCGCAGTACGTTCCGCTTCTCCATGCCGGTTTAACATGATCCGGCTCGCGCCAAATGTATTGCTCAAAA
This window harbors:
- a CDS encoding homocysteine S-methyltransferase family protein encodes the protein MRKSALLEALESRILLGDGAMGTQLQIAGLPSGHCGEAWNLDHPDRILKIQRAYAAAGSDCILSNTFGASRIMLNRHGEAERTADINRAGVAIAREALQGRGFVLGDIGPFGGLMEPYGEIPSCDVEFAFREQARALVEAGADGIIIETQTALEELEIAIEASKEAGAAVIIGSIAFDKMLDVDDVRTMMGVSPEQAAEFMVKHGCNILALNCGTGIDMKTAANIVRRYRSISGLPTMAQPNAGQPVLEQMKVIYKETPEEMVQGLPDLLDAGVRIVGGCCGSTPDHILRFRQTFDMLCSSRTQSIET
- a CDS encoding pyridoxal-phosphate dependent enzyme; protein product: MNLKAPSLAEIEGARKRISSFVLHTPLVPMPGHPEIHLKLENLQPIGSFKIRGSGNAMELAGVDRLGQGVFTASAGNMAQGVAWNAKRLNVNCTSIVPENAPETKLAAIERLNGSILRVPYEEWWEVLRTGKFQGLGGLFIHPVSNPAVMAGNGTIGLEILEDLPDVQTIFIPYGGGGLSCGIAAAIRALKPEVKIYACEVETAAPLSAAWKAGEPCAIQHHASFVDGIGGKGVLSEMWPLASVLLDGSVVVTLQQICDAIRLLVERNRVVAEGAGAASLAAALASGNTGKVVCVISGGNIDASKLAMILEGRIP
- a CDS encoding ornithine cyclodeaminase family protein, giving the protein MKILILDQNQISQLLTMQECMEVMKTALIALASGQVLLPLRQVVWLPGGESAFAVMPSYSGHIQSVGAKVISVFPRNLGTEFDSHQGVVLLFEVQNGCLRAVMDATEITAIRTAAVSGVATQVLSRKDANDLAILGSGVQAKAHLEAMLLARTIKRVRVWSRTFPNAQRFAARQSERYGLAVEAVRTAQEAVLGADIICTVTSSRSPVLQGEWLSTGAHVNAIGTFGPVSREIDTTTVVRAKLFTDRRESAMNEAGDILIPIQEGKIAQNPALAELGEVLCGSAPGRSSDEEITLFKSLGLAIEDLASAHHLYQKALEKSIGTVVELGGSRHES